A region of Myxococcus stipitatus DSM 14675 DNA encodes the following proteins:
- a CDS encoding hybrid non-ribosomal peptide synthetase/type I polyketide synthase produces MSASELLAELQQKGIELWAEGDALRFRAPPGHLTERLRAVLRERKTQLLEHLRSLPRATDEARFAPFPLTDLQNAYWVGRQDAFDAGGVAAHGYLEVAFDTLDPERLERVFQRLIEHHDMLRMVVLPTGEQRVLASVPPFRITTYDLTHGTRGEVDRHLLAIRGELSHQVLPADRFPLFDVRASRLPGGTVHLHVSFDLLMADAFSLQLLIEQCTLLYGDLDAPLPRLEHTFREYFSALAQRRREQGASAYQRSLEYWRKRLETLPGPPELPLSADADVSGPRRFVRRKAELEPAAWRAFRRHASAAGVTASMALGAAFAEVLRAHSRSNRMTLNLTLFNRLPFFEDVEQLVGDFTSGILLEVDGTNAETFAQRARRLQGQFFEDLEHSAVSSVQVMREANRLGRLDTSTGMPYVFTSLLTETGRVLRLGPGVRIVEVLSQTPQVWLDHQVFELDDSLYFSWDAVEALFPPGLLDTVFAAYVRLLHRLSEDASAWESPARQPLPPEQLARREAYNATRRPVSPERMEDLFLRRAAERPEAPAVITRDAVLSYGALEERSARVASWLLSHGAGPDRWVAIVAEKGPEQVVAALAILRAGAAYLPLDPALPTERLHTLLRDARVGLVLTQSHLAGTLSWPEDTVRLAVDQAPSLPLREGGLPPVQGNGLAYVIYTSGSTGRPKGVMIDHRGAVNTLLDMNERFGVGPEDRVFALSSLSFDLSVYDVFGTLAAGGAIVMPAPGTQRDPGHWLSMLEHGRVSVWNSVPALMEMLVEFVEGEQRRLPDSLRLVWMSGDWIPLTLPDRIRARSPGVELVSLGGATEASIWSILHRIEAVDRTWRAIPYGAPMMNQKFHVLDEALEPCPEWVTGQLYIGGIGLALGYFGDAERTASRFITHPRTGERLYATGDLGRFRPEGYIEFLGREDFQVKVQGHRIELGEIEAALSTHPSVRGAVVNAVGKPGGARRLVAYVVADAAPAEAQLAEAHEPAPRLGVISDPVERLEFKLKSPGLRDDVGHREAVSLQRPVLDAEALRRVTARKSHRAFHAGQVSAELLGGLLGCLMQVPLEDSLLPKYQYASAGGLYPVQVYLHVKAGRVTGLGGGTYYYHPKNHQLVLLTADAAMSRSLHAPANRAVFDGAAFSVFLVGQLSAIEPLYGELARDFCLLEAGYIAQLMMSSAAGGELGLCPVGGLDFASLRGLFDLGEQHVLLHSFLGGGVGGEVRVSSGTSLPDELRRHLMAKLPDYMVPNAFVLMDALPLTSNGKVDRDALRPPSEAPVTRAPAARAPRTELERSLATILQEVLHLDEVDVHRNFFDLGGTSVQVVQIHRKMRERLGVDLPIAQMFRFTTVSALAEFVSARGSESSVAAPRVEARREAPRQSVERVPEAGLESAIAIVGMSGRFPGARTLEEFWRNLREGVESVTFFTDAELRGSVLDASRLDHPDYVRAAAVLDDVEFFDAEHFGFMPKQARLTDPQHRIFMECVWEAIEDAGYDPKRLDKLVGVYAGSILSNYLLYHLGSKVGREGIVRDLQSLIGNDKDYLATHVSYRLGLKGPSVSVQTACSSSLVAVHLASQALRNRECDMALAGGVAVRLPQKSGYLFEQGAILSPDGHCRAFDADARGTLFGSGAGVVVLKRLKDALADGDCIRAVIRGSAINNDGAMKAGYTAPSQEGQAAVISAALAAAGVSPASIGYIETHGTGTPLGDQIELSALQQAFGIDTGSAGPWPIGSVKTNVGHLEVAAGIAGLIKTVLSLQHRALPPSLNFKRPPADFERSPFTVNTRLTEWRRDETPRRAGVSSFGIGGTNAHVVLEEAPEESRKEEKEEVRAHVLALSARSEKALRELAGRYARSAEGEVGDVCFTANEGRGRYGQRVAVVGRTLEELKEELGRYEREGVVEKGAVGQAKKVGGEEVVMLFTGQGVQAEGMGRELYETEETFREEMRKCDEVMRRETGESLLEVLYGGKGKELEKSRVSQGALFAVEWSLAQMWKKWGVKPAAVMGHSLGEYVAASVAGVFGWEEGLKLVMERGRLMEGMEEGGRMVAVMCGEEEVRREGGGGLIAAVNGPEEVVLSGREEEVEEVVERLRGKGKESRRLKTTHAFHSSLMEPMREEFERVAGRVRMERGEVEWVSNVSGREVRGDEAREGRYWGRQLREPVRWWEGLRGLYEKGYRVFVEVGPKATLTGLGKRYLGEAEWVGSLKPGRSDREELLGSAARLYVKGVEVKWGELEGGRERRRVPLPTYPFQRERFWLERPRESTHPAPTTPSGQGLLGRRLRSPALTQTVFESSLGASVLPFLSEHRVQGVSVLPSTVLMELARAAAAKLLGAGAHAVEDLRIHEALVLHDEAERTLQLITPPAGDDVLSFQVFSADPRATEAEWKLHASGTLQRAARDAAPSPRALDALLARCPKEVSVAALYEHFQARGIQYGPSFRGVERILLGTGEALGWVQLPDDLSADALGVSLHPVLLDACLQVCGALFLEADASLYLPVSVKKLRVWREPGTSCWSHVAIARETSAAGSALTGTVCLLNESGEVCAELEGLRFHQVSSSALQRLLGKGRDWTYEVSWEPRPLAPAPVGGTARPETWLVFTDEGGVGVSLARSLEAGGARCVWVRPGAAYSSQGGSAFTVDPARADDFARLFREVAGPGAPACRGAVFLWGLDARAEVPACQGALLLAQELARRSAVVSPRLWMVTRGVQCTGHEASVPAVLNAELWGLGRAMALEHPDSWGGLIDLDAVADAREPELLMAELRQSPEGEQVAYREGQRWVARLTRCPVSNPARPPGARVHPEASYLITGGLGALGLHVARWLVDQGARHLVLMGRSAVGEAARDEVRSLAQAGASVDCVQGDVSHPEDVSRILGAIAASGYPLRGVVHAAGVVEDATLLSLDWKRFERVLAPKQQGSWNLHQQTKSLPLDFFVLFSSSSAVLGAAGQSNYAAANAFMDALAHHRQALGLPAVSINWGPWSGAGMAASLEVPEQRRWFDWIDPAQGLELLGQVLDSGRTQVAVLPVDWSRYARRQSESGAVGLLRNVLDDARVSLPRSKVVPMWERLKGQQRNRQQETLFDHIHQQVAQVLGLDAAKQMSGGLGLFDAGLDSLLAIELRNRLQTSLGVERPLAATLVFEHPSIDSLTEHLATEVFALGPLRAAAEPVPTEGADGGLTELEQLPPEELGSRLDLKLAALEKWMDGD; encoded by the coding sequence ATGAGCGCGTCCGAGCTCCTCGCCGAGCTTCAGCAGAAGGGCATCGAGCTGTGGGCGGAAGGGGACGCGCTGCGCTTCCGCGCGCCTCCCGGGCACCTCACGGAGCGCCTGCGCGCGGTGCTGCGAGAGCGGAAGACCCAGCTCCTGGAGCACCTTCGCTCCCTCCCTCGCGCCACCGACGAAGCGCGCTTCGCTCCGTTTCCGCTCACCGACCTCCAGAATGCCTATTGGGTGGGTCGGCAAGACGCCTTCGACGCGGGAGGCGTCGCTGCCCATGGCTATCTGGAGGTGGCGTTCGACACGCTGGACCCGGAGCGGCTCGAGCGGGTGTTCCAGCGGCTCATCGAGCACCACGACATGCTGCGCATGGTGGTCCTGCCGACGGGTGAGCAGCGGGTCCTCGCCTCGGTGCCGCCCTTCCGCATCACGACCTACGACCTGACGCACGGGACGCGGGGGGAGGTGGACCGGCACCTGCTGGCGATTCGCGGTGAGCTCTCGCATCAGGTGCTCCCCGCGGACCGCTTTCCGCTGTTCGACGTCCGTGCCTCGCGACTGCCCGGCGGGACGGTCCACCTCCACGTCAGCTTCGACCTGCTGATGGCGGATGCCTTCAGCCTCCAGCTCCTCATCGAGCAGTGCACCTTGTTGTACGGGGACCTGGACGCTCCGCTGCCCAGGCTGGAGCACACGTTCCGTGAGTACTTCAGCGCGCTCGCGCAGCGGCGTCGGGAGCAGGGGGCCTCGGCGTATCAGCGCTCGCTGGAGTACTGGAGGAAGCGGCTCGAGACCCTGCCGGGGCCGCCGGAGCTGCCGCTCTCCGCCGACGCGGACGTGAGCGGTCCGCGCCGGTTTGTTCGCAGGAAGGCGGAGCTGGAGCCGGCCGCCTGGCGGGCCTTCCGTCGGCATGCGTCCGCCGCGGGAGTGACGGCCTCGATGGCGCTGGGGGCCGCGTTCGCGGAGGTGCTTCGCGCGCACAGCCGAAGCAACCGCATGACGCTCAACCTGACGTTGTTCAACCGGCTGCCGTTCTTCGAGGACGTGGAGCAGCTCGTCGGTGACTTCACCTCCGGCATCCTGTTGGAGGTGGATGGCACGAACGCGGAGACCTTCGCGCAGCGGGCCCGGCGCCTCCAGGGGCAGTTCTTCGAGGACCTGGAGCACTCGGCCGTGTCGAGTGTGCAGGTGATGCGCGAGGCGAACCGCCTGGGTCGCCTGGACACGAGCACGGGCATGCCCTACGTGTTCACGAGCCTCCTCACGGAGACAGGTCGCGTGCTGCGCCTGGGCCCCGGGGTCCGCATCGTCGAGGTCCTCAGTCAGACGCCGCAGGTCTGGCTGGACCACCAGGTCTTCGAGCTCGATGACAGCCTCTACTTCAGCTGGGACGCCGTCGAGGCGCTGTTCCCGCCGGGGCTGCTGGACACGGTGTTCGCGGCCTATGTCCGGCTGCTGCACCGGTTGAGTGAGGACGCCTCCGCGTGGGAGTCCCCCGCGCGTCAGCCGCTCCCGCCCGAGCAGCTCGCGCGACGTGAGGCCTACAACGCCACGCGGCGTCCGGTGTCTCCGGAGCGGATGGAGGACCTGTTCCTTCGACGGGCAGCGGAGCGTCCAGAGGCTCCGGCGGTCATCACCCGGGACGCGGTGCTCAGCTATGGAGCGCTGGAGGAACGCTCGGCCCGAGTCGCCTCCTGGCTCCTGTCTCATGGGGCCGGGCCGGACCGGTGGGTGGCCATCGTCGCGGAGAAGGGGCCCGAGCAGGTCGTGGCCGCGCTGGCCATCCTGCGCGCGGGCGCCGCCTATCTCCCCCTGGACCCGGCGCTGCCGACGGAGCGGCTCCACACGCTGCTGCGTGACGCGCGGGTGGGGCTCGTCCTCACGCAGTCACACCTCGCAGGAACGCTCAGCTGGCCCGAGGACACCGTGCGACTGGCGGTGGACCAGGCCCCGTCCCTGCCCCTGCGGGAGGGCGGACTCCCCCCCGTGCAAGGCAATGGGCTGGCGTATGTCATCTACACGTCCGGTTCGACGGGGCGGCCCAAGGGCGTGATGATCGACCACCGGGGCGCGGTCAACACGCTGCTCGACATGAACGAGCGCTTCGGCGTGGGCCCCGAGGACCGGGTCTTCGCGCTCTCGTCCCTCAGCTTCGACCTGTCGGTCTACGACGTGTTCGGCACGCTGGCCGCGGGCGGCGCCATCGTGATGCCGGCACCCGGGACTCAGCGGGACCCGGGCCACTGGCTGTCCATGCTGGAGCACGGGCGCGTGTCGGTGTGGAACTCCGTGCCCGCGCTGATGGAGATGCTCGTCGAGTTCGTGGAGGGCGAGCAGCGCCGGCTCCCTGACTCGCTGCGGCTCGTGTGGATGAGCGGCGACTGGATTCCCCTCACGTTGCCGGACCGCATCCGCGCGCGGAGCCCGGGCGTCGAGCTGGTGAGCCTGGGCGGCGCCACCGAGGCCTCCATCTGGTCGATTCTCCACCGCATCGAAGCGGTGGACCGGACGTGGCGAGCCATTCCCTACGGCGCGCCCATGATGAACCAGAAGTTTCACGTGCTCGATGAGGCGCTGGAGCCTTGTCCGGAGTGGGTGACAGGTCAGCTCTACATCGGCGGCATCGGCCTCGCGCTCGGGTACTTCGGCGACGCGGAGCGCACGGCCTCGCGCTTCATCACGCATCCGCGCACGGGCGAGCGGCTCTATGCGACGGGGGACCTGGGGCGCTTCCGCCCGGAGGGCTACATCGAGTTCCTGGGCCGCGAGGACTTCCAGGTCAAGGTTCAGGGCCATCGCATCGAGCTGGGAGAGATCGAGGCCGCGCTGAGCACGCACCCCTCGGTGCGCGGCGCCGTGGTCAACGCGGTGGGGAAGCCCGGGGGCGCTCGGCGACTCGTGGCCTACGTCGTCGCGGACGCGGCGCCGGCGGAGGCGCAGCTCGCGGAGGCGCATGAACCCGCGCCTCGGCTGGGCGTCATCTCGGACCCTGTCGAGCGGCTCGAGTTCAAGCTGAAGAGCCCCGGCCTGCGAGACGACGTCGGGCACCGGGAGGCCGTGTCGCTCCAGCGGCCCGTGCTCGACGCGGAGGCGCTGCGGAGGGTCACCGCGCGGAAGAGCCATCGCGCATTCCATGCGGGCCAGGTCAGCGCCGAGCTGCTCGGGGGGCTGCTGGGCTGCCTCATGCAGGTCCCGCTCGAGGACTCGCTGCTGCCCAAGTATCAGTACGCCTCGGCGGGGGGGCTCTATCCGGTCCAGGTCTACCTGCACGTGAAGGCTGGGCGTGTCACGGGGCTCGGGGGCGGCACGTACTACTACCATCCGAAGAATCACCAACTGGTGTTGCTGACGGCGGACGCGGCGATGAGCCGGAGTCTGCACGCGCCCGCCAACCGCGCGGTCTTCGACGGCGCGGCGTTCTCGGTCTTCCTCGTGGGACAGCTGAGCGCCATCGAGCCCTTGTATGGGGAGCTCGCGCGGGACTTCTGTCTGCTGGAGGCGGGCTACATCGCGCAGCTGATGATGAGCTCGGCGGCCGGGGGAGAGCTGGGGCTCTGTCCTGTCGGTGGTCTGGACTTCGCGTCGCTGCGGGGGCTGTTCGACCTGGGCGAGCAGCATGTCCTGCTCCACAGCTTCCTCGGGGGCGGAGTCGGAGGCGAGGTGCGGGTCTCCTCGGGCACGTCGCTTCCCGATGAGCTGCGCCGTCACCTCATGGCGAAGCTGCCGGACTACATGGTCCCCAATGCCTTCGTGCTGATGGACGCGCTTCCGCTGACGTCCAACGGCAAGGTGGACCGCGACGCGCTCCGTCCGCCCAGCGAGGCCCCGGTGACTCGAGCCCCCGCGGCACGCGCGCCTCGGACGGAGCTGGAGCGCTCGCTGGCCACCATCCTCCAGGAGGTGCTCCACCTCGACGAGGTGGACGTCCATCGGAACTTCTTCGACCTGGGCGGCACGTCGGTCCAGGTGGTCCAGATTCATCGCAAGATGCGTGAGCGGCTCGGGGTCGACCTCCCGATCGCGCAGATGTTCCGCTTCACCACGGTCAGCGCGTTGGCGGAGTTCGTGTCGGCACGAGGCTCCGAGTCATCCGTTGCCGCGCCACGTGTGGAGGCCCGGCGTGAAGCGCCTCGGCAGTCCGTGGAGCGAGTTCCGGAAGCGGGGCTGGAGTCGGCGATCGCCATCGTGGGCATGTCCGGGCGCTTCCCGGGGGCGAGGACGCTGGAGGAGTTCTGGCGGAACCTGCGCGAGGGCGTCGAGTCGGTCACCTTCTTCACCGACGCGGAGCTGCGAGGTTCGGTGTTGGATGCCTCGCGGCTGGACCATCCGGACTACGTCCGAGCCGCCGCGGTCCTCGACGACGTGGAGTTCTTCGACGCCGAGCACTTCGGCTTCATGCCGAAGCAGGCCCGGCTGACGGACCCGCAGCACCGCATCTTCATGGAGTGTGTGTGGGAAGCCATCGAGGACGCGGGCTATGACCCGAAGCGGCTCGACAAGCTCGTGGGCGTCTACGCGGGCTCCATCCTCAGCAACTACCTGCTGTACCACCTGGGCTCGAAGGTGGGGCGCGAGGGCATCGTCCGCGACCTCCAGTCGTTGATTGGGAACGACAAGGACTACCTGGCCACCCACGTGTCCTATCGCCTGGGCCTGAAGGGGCCCAGCGTCAGTGTCCAGACGGCGTGTTCTTCGTCGCTCGTCGCCGTGCACCTGGCCAGTCAGGCCCTGCGCAACCGCGAGTGCGACATGGCGCTGGCGGGAGGCGTGGCCGTGCGGTTGCCGCAGAAGTCCGGCTACCTCTTCGAGCAAGGCGCCATCCTCTCTCCCGATGGCCACTGCCGGGCATTCGACGCGGACGCGAGAGGGACGCTCTTCGGGAGCGGCGCGGGGGTGGTGGTCCTCAAGCGGTTGAAGGACGCGCTCGCGGACGGTGACTGCATCCGCGCGGTCATCCGAGGCTCCGCCATCAACAACGACGGAGCGATGAAGGCCGGCTACACGGCCCCGAGCCAGGAAGGCCAGGCCGCGGTCATCTCCGCCGCGTTGGCCGCCGCGGGAGTGAGTCCCGCCAGCATCGGCTACATCGAGACCCACGGCACGGGCACGCCCCTGGGAGACCAGATTGAGCTGTCCGCGCTTCAGCAGGCATTCGGCATCGACACGGGGAGCGCGGGCCCCTGGCCCATCGGCTCGGTGAAGACGAACGTGGGGCACCTGGAGGTGGCCGCCGGAATCGCGGGACTCATCAAGACGGTGCTGTCGCTCCAGCATCGAGCCCTCCCCCCGAGCTTGAACTTCAAGCGGCCTCCCGCTGACTTCGAGCGCAGCCCCTTCACGGTGAACACGCGCCTGACGGAGTGGCGTCGTGACGAGACTCCGCGCAGGGCGGGCGTGAGCTCGTTTGGCATCGGCGGGACGAACGCGCACGTGGTGCTGGAAGAGGCGCCGGAGGAGTCGAGGAAGGAAGAGAAGGAGGAGGTGAGAGCGCACGTGCTGGCGCTGTCGGCGAGGAGCGAGAAGGCGCTGAGGGAGCTGGCGGGGAGGTACGCGAGGAGCGCGGAGGGTGAGGTGGGGGACGTGTGCTTCACGGCGAACGAGGGGAGAGGGAGGTACGGGCAGAGGGTGGCGGTGGTGGGGAGGACGCTGGAGGAGCTGAAGGAGGAGCTGGGGAGGTACGAGAGGGAAGGGGTGGTGGAGAAGGGAGCGGTGGGGCAGGCGAAGAAGGTGGGAGGGGAAGAGGTGGTGATGCTCTTCACGGGGCAGGGGGTGCAGGCGGAAGGGATGGGGAGGGAGCTGTACGAGACGGAGGAGACGTTTCGGGAAGAGATGAGGAAGTGCGACGAGGTGATGAGGAGGGAGACGGGGGAGTCGTTGCTGGAGGTGCTGTACGGGGGGAAGGGGAAGGAGCTGGAGAAGAGCCGGGTGTCCCAGGGGGCGTTGTTCGCGGTGGAGTGGAGCCTGGCGCAGATGTGGAAGAAGTGGGGGGTGAAGCCAGCGGCGGTGATGGGGCACAGCCTGGGTGAGTACGTGGCGGCGAGTGTGGCGGGAGTTTTCGGGTGGGAGGAGGGGCTGAAGCTGGTGATGGAGAGAGGGAGGTTGATGGAGGGGATGGAGGAGGGGGGGAGGATGGTGGCGGTGATGTGCGGGGAGGAGGAGGTGAGGAGGGAAGGGGGAGGAGGGTTGATAGCGGCGGTGAACGGGCCCGAGGAGGTGGTGCTGTCGGGGAGGGAGGAGGAGGTGGAGGAGGTGGTGGAGAGGTTGAGGGGGAAGGGGAAGGAGAGTCGGAGGCTGAAGACGACGCATGCGTTTCATTCGTCGTTGATGGAGCCGATGAGGGAGGAATTCGAGAGGGTGGCGGGAAGGGTGAGGATGGAGAGGGGAGAGGTGGAGTGGGTGTCGAATGTGAGCGGGAGGGAGGTGAGGGGGGACGAGGCGAGGGAGGGGAGGTACTGGGGGAGGCAGCTGAGGGAGCCGGTGAGGTGGTGGGAGGGATTGAGGGGGCTGTATGAGAAGGGCTACCGGGTCTTCGTGGAGGTGGGGCCGAAGGCGACGCTGACGGGGCTGGGGAAGAGGTACTTGGGGGAAGCGGAGTGGGTGGGGAGCCTGAAGCCGGGGAGGAGTGACAGGGAGGAGCTGCTGGGGAGTGCGGCGAGGCTGTATGTGAAAGGGGTGGAGGTGAAGTGGGGGGAGCTGGAGGGGGGACGGGAGAGGCGGCGAGTGCCATTGCCCACGTATCCCTTTCAACGCGAGCGCTTCTGGTTGGAGCGCCCCCGCGAGAGCACGCACCCCGCGCCCACGACTCCCTCGGGGCAAGGACTGCTCGGCCGTCGCCTTCGATCACCTGCTCTCACGCAAACGGTCTTCGAGTCCTCTCTCGGCGCGAGTGTGTTGCCATTCCTCTCGGAGCATCGGGTCCAGGGTGTCTCGGTGCTGCCGTCGACGGTCCTGATGGAGCTGGCGCGCGCGGCCGCGGCGAAGCTCTTGGGTGCCGGCGCACATGCGGTCGAAGACCTGCGCATCCACGAAGCCCTTGTCCTGCACGACGAGGCGGAGCGAACGCTCCAGCTCATCACCCCCCCGGCCGGCGATGACGTGCTGTCCTTCCAGGTCTTCAGCGCGGACCCTCGAGCGACGGAGGCCGAGTGGAAGCTCCATGCCTCCGGGACGCTCCAGCGGGCCGCGCGAGACGCCGCTCCCTCGCCACGTGCCTTGGATGCGTTGCTGGCGCGGTGCCCGAAGGAAGTCTCCGTCGCGGCGCTCTATGAGCACTTCCAGGCGCGAGGGATTCAGTACGGCCCCTCCTTCCGCGGCGTCGAGCGCATCCTCCTGGGGACGGGTGAAGCCCTGGGATGGGTTCAGCTCCCCGACGACCTGTCGGCTGACGCGTTGGGAGTGAGCCTCCATCCGGTGCTGCTCGATGCCTGTCTCCAGGTCTGCGGCGCGTTGTTCCTCGAAGCGGACGCGAGCCTGTACCTGCCTGTCTCGGTGAAGAAGCTCCGGGTGTGGCGTGAGCCCGGGACGTCTTGCTGGAGTCATGTGGCGATTGCGCGCGAGACCTCCGCGGCGGGAAGCGCGCTGACCGGAACGGTCTGCCTGCTGAATGAATCAGGCGAGGTGTGCGCCGAGCTGGAGGGACTCCGCTTCCATCAGGTCAGCTCCTCCGCGTTGCAGCGGCTCCTCGGAAAGGGTCGGGACTGGACCTATGAGGTGAGCTGGGAGCCGCGTCCTCTGGCCCCGGCTCCTGTTGGGGGTACGGCCCGCCCCGAGACCTGGCTGGTGTTCACGGATGAGGGCGGCGTCGGAGTCTCGCTCGCCCGGTCGTTGGAGGCGGGGGGCGCCCGCTGTGTATGGGTTCGTCCCGGTGCTGCCTATTCCTCACAAGGAGGAAGCGCCTTCACGGTGGACCCCGCTCGTGCGGACGACTTCGCGCGGCTGTTCCGCGAGGTCGCTGGACCCGGGGCTCCTGCATGCCGTGGAGCCGTGTTCCTCTGGGGGCTCGATGCTCGGGCAGAGGTCCCAGCCTGTCAGGGCGCACTGCTGCTGGCGCAGGAACTCGCGAGACGAAGCGCGGTGGTGTCGCCGCGTCTCTGGATGGTGACGCGAGGTGTGCAGTGCACGGGGCATGAGGCGTCTGTCCCGGCGGTCCTGAACGCGGAGCTGTGGGGGCTCGGGCGCGCGATGGCCTTGGAGCATCCAGACTCGTGGGGCGGGCTCATCGACCTCGACGCGGTGGCAGACGCCCGTGAGCCCGAGCTGCTGATGGCCGAGCTTCGCCAGTCCCCCGAAGGCGAGCAGGTCGCCTACAGGGAGGGCCAGCGATGGGTCGCGCGACTCACGCGCTGCCCCGTGTCGAATCCAGCGCGACCTCCCGGGGCGCGGGTCCATCCGGAGGCGAGCTACCTCATCACCGGAGGCCTGGGAGCCCTGGGCCTGCATGTGGCGCGGTGGCTGGTGGACCAGGGGGCGCGGCACCTGGTGTTGATGGGGCGCTCCGCCGTGGGCGAGGCGGCGCGCGACGAGGTGCGCTCCCTGGCGCAAGCGGGGGCGAGCGTCGACTGCGTCCAAGGGGATGTCTCCCATCCCGAGGATGTGTCCCGCATCCTCGGTGCCATCGCCGCGAGCGGGTATCCCCTGCGCGGTGTGGTGCATGCGGCGGGGGTGGTGGAGGACGCAACCCTCCTGTCCCTGGACTGGAAGCGCTTCGAGCGGGTGCTGGCCCCCAAGCAGCAAGGGAGCTGGAACCTGCATCAGCAGACGAAGTCCCTGCCGCTGGACTTCTTCGTCCTGTTCTCGTCGTCCTCCGCCGTGCTGGGCGCGGCGGGACAGTCCAACTACGCGGCGGCGAATGCGTTCATGGATGCGCTCGCGCATCACCGCCAGGCGCTGGGCCTTCCCGCCGTGAGCATCAACTGGGGACCCTGGAGCGGCGCGGGCATGGCGGCCTCGCTGGAGGTTCCGGAGCAGCGTCGCTGGTTCGACTGGATTGACCCGGCCCAGGGGCTGGAGCTGCTGGGGCAGGTGCTGGACTCAGGGCGCACGCAGGTGGCGGTGTTGCCTGTCGACTGGTCCCGGTATGCGCGGCGTCAGTCCGAGTCGGGCGCGGTGGGGCTGTTGCGGAACGTGCTCGACGACGCGCGTGTCTCCCTGCCCCGGTCGAAGGTCGTGCCGATGTGGGAGCGACTGAAGGGACAGCAGCGGAACCGTCAGCAGGAGACGCTCTTCGACCATATCCACCAGCAGGTCGCGCAGGTGCTGGGGTTGGATGCGGCGAAGCAGATGTCGGGGGGCTTGGGGTTGTTCGACGCGGGGCTCGACTCACTCCTCGCCATCGAGCTGCGCAACCGGCTCCAGACGAGCCTGGGGGTCGAGCGTCCCCTGGCGGCCACGCTGGTGTTCGAACACCCGAGCATCGACTCCCTCACGGAGCACCTGGCGACAGAGGTCTTCGCGCTCGGCCCGCTGCGGGCCGCCGCGGAGCCCGTTCCCACCGAGGGAGCGGACGGCGGACTGACGGAGCTCGAGCAGCTCCCGCCCGAGGAGCTGGGGTCGAGGCTCGACCTGAAGCTCGCGGCTCTCGAGAAGTGGATGGACGGGGACTAG